A stretch of Amycolatopsis balhimycina FH 1894 DNA encodes these proteins:
- the dop gene encoding depupylase/deamidase Dop: MRRIMGTEVEYGISVPGDATANPVLTSTQVVLAYAAAADIPRARRARWDYEVESPLRDARGFDLTGPGGPGHDPDVEDLGAANVILTNGARLYVDHAHPEYSAPEVTNARDAVIWDKAGERVMEEAAMKAASVPGQPPLQLYKNNVDGKGASYGTHENYLCARSTPFTAIIAGLTPFFVSRQVVTGSGRVGIGQQSEEAGFQLSQRADYIEVEVGLETTLKRGIINTRDEPHADADKYRRLHVIIGDANMSEYSTYLKVGTTALVLDLIESGIRFDDLKLDEPVKAVHQISHDPTLKQQVALANGKKYTALDLQFAYHEIASQNLERTGADQASKEVLRVWGEVLDALARDPQECADRLDWPAKLRLLEGYRQRDNLAWGAPRLRLVDLQYSDVRLAKGLYNRLVTRGSMKRLVAEEEVLAAVTTPPSDTRAYFRGRALEKYATSIAAASWDSVIFDVGRESLVRIPTLEPLRGTKAHVGKLLDNSATAEELVEALTGSD; the protein is encoded by the coding sequence ATGCGGCGGATCATGGGAACCGAAGTCGAGTACGGCATCTCCGTGCCGGGCGACGCGACGGCGAACCCGGTACTCACCTCCACCCAGGTCGTGCTGGCCTACGCGGCGGCGGCCGACATCCCGCGCGCCCGGCGGGCGCGGTGGGACTACGAGGTGGAGAGCCCGCTGCGGGACGCGCGCGGGTTCGACCTGACCGGGCCCGGCGGGCCGGGGCACGATCCGGACGTCGAGGACCTGGGCGCGGCGAACGTCATCCTCACCAACGGCGCGCGGCTGTACGTGGACCACGCGCACCCGGAGTACTCGGCGCCCGAGGTGACGAACGCGCGGGACGCGGTCATCTGGGACAAGGCGGGCGAACGCGTGATGGAGGAGGCGGCGATGAAGGCCGCTTCCGTGCCGGGCCAGCCGCCGTTGCAGCTGTACAAGAACAACGTCGACGGCAAGGGCGCGAGCTACGGCACGCACGAGAACTACCTGTGCGCGCGCTCGACGCCGTTCACGGCGATCATCGCCGGGCTGACGCCGTTCTTCGTGTCGCGGCAGGTCGTGACCGGCTCGGGCCGGGTCGGGATCGGCCAGCAGAGCGAGGAGGCCGGGTTCCAGCTCTCCCAGCGTGCGGACTACATCGAGGTCGAGGTCGGCCTGGAGACGACGTTGAAGCGCGGGATCATCAACACCCGCGACGAACCGCACGCGGACGCGGACAAGTACCGCCGGCTGCACGTCATCATCGGCGACGCGAACATGTCGGAGTACTCGACGTACCTGAAGGTCGGGACGACGGCGCTGGTGCTGGACCTGATCGAGTCGGGCATCCGGTTCGACGACCTGAAGCTGGACGAGCCGGTCAAGGCGGTCCACCAGATCAGCCACGACCCCACGCTGAAGCAGCAGGTGGCGCTGGCGAACGGCAAGAAGTACACCGCGCTGGACCTGCAGTTCGCCTACCACGAGATCGCTTCCCAGAACCTGGAACGCACCGGTGCGGACCAGGCGTCGAAGGAGGTCCTGCGGGTCTGGGGCGAGGTGCTGGACGCGCTGGCGCGCGACCCGCAGGAGTGCGCGGACCGGCTGGACTGGCCGGCGAAGCTGCGGCTGCTGGAGGGGTACCGGCAGCGCGACAACCTGGCCTGGGGCGCGCCGCGGCTGCGGCTGGTCGACCTGCAGTACTCGGACGTGCGGCTGGCGAAGGGCCTGTACAACCGGCTGGTCACGCGCGGGTCGATGAAGCGGCTGGTGGCGGAGGAAGAGGTGCTGGCCGCGGTGACGACGCCGCCGTCGGACACCCGGGCGTACTTCCGGGGCCGGGCGCTGGAGAAGTACGCGACGTCGATCGCGGCGGCGTCGTGGGATTCGGTCATCTTCGACGTGGGCCGGGAGTCGCTGGTGCGGATCCCGACACTGGAGCCGCTGCGGGGGACGAAGGCGCACGTCGGCAAGTTGCTGGACAACTCGGCGACGGCGGAGGAGCTGGTGGAGGCGCTCACCGGTTCGGACTAG
- a CDS encoding aldo/keto reductase, with protein sequence MRGSVDRIALGLAALGRPAYINLGRDGALPPVRDVASMRAATSEVLDAAYAAGVRHVDVARSYGRSEEFLAGWLAERGHADVEVSSKWGYAYVGDWRLDADVHEVKEHSAARFATQWAETLALLGDRVGLHQVHSLTVDSPLFTDEPLLEALAELSANGVAVGFSTSGPAQADAIERAFALEAAGRPVFSAVQSTWNVLEPSAGRALAAAHAAGKRVLVKETLANGRLAVEAPSVVRDIAAAHGTGPDAVAVAAALAPDWVDRAVIGPASTAQLAANLRATALDLTAAERDALAALAEEPGEYWRHRSSLAWD encoded by the coding sequence GTGAGGGGATCCGTGGACCGCATCGCGCTCGGCCTGGCGGCGCTGGGCAGGCCCGCCTACATCAACCTCGGCCGGGACGGGGCGCTGCCGCCGGTGCGGGACGTCGCTTCGATGCGGGCGGCGACGTCCGAGGTGCTCGACGCCGCCTACGCCGCCGGTGTCCGGCACGTCGACGTGGCCCGGTCCTACGGGCGTTCGGAAGAGTTCCTGGCCGGCTGGCTCGCCGAACGCGGGCACGCCGACGTCGAGGTCTCCAGCAAGTGGGGTTACGCGTACGTCGGGGACTGGCGGCTCGACGCCGACGTGCACGAGGTGAAGGAGCATTCGGCGGCGCGGTTCGCCACGCAGTGGGCGGAAACCCTGGCGCTGCTGGGGGATCGGGTGGGTCTTCACCAGGTGCATTCGCTCACTGTGGACAGTCCTTTGTTCACCGACGAGCCGCTCCTGGAAGCGCTGGCGGAGCTGTCCGCGAACGGTGTCGCGGTGGGGTTCTCGACGTCCGGGCCGGCGCAGGCGGACGCGATCGAGCGGGCGTTCGCGCTGGAAGCCGCGGGACGCCCGGTGTTCTCGGCGGTGCAGTCGACGTGGAACGTCCTCGAGCCGTCGGCGGGCCGGGCCCTCGCCGCGGCACACGCGGCCGGGAAACGGGTGCTGGTCAAGGAAACCCTGGCCAACGGCAGGCTGGCGGTCGAAGCGCCGTCCGTCGTGCGGGACATCGCGGCGGCGCACGGGACCGGGCCGGACGCGGTCGCGGTGGCCGCGGCGCTGGCGCCGGACTGGGTCGACCGCGCGGTCATCGGCCCGGCGAGCACCGCGCAGCTGGCGGCGAACCTGCGGGCCACGGCGCTGGACCTGACCGCCGCGGAACGGGACGCGCTGGCCGCGCTCGCCGAGGAACCGGGCGAGTACTGGCGGCACCGGTCCTCCTTGGCGTGGGACTGA
- a CDS encoding ArsR/SmtB family transcription factor, producing the protein MTTRTESQADVEQLLDVFKALANPVRLQVLQWLREPERHFPVERAIADPVEVGVCVSHIQEKLGLAQSTVSAYMASLQRAGLVRATRVGKWTHYKRDEARIAEFVAMLGHSL; encoded by the coding sequence ATGACGACGCGCACCGAATCCCAGGCCGACGTCGAGCAGCTGCTCGACGTGTTCAAGGCGCTCGCGAACCCGGTGCGGCTACAGGTACTGCAGTGGCTGCGGGAGCCGGAACGGCACTTCCCGGTGGAGCGGGCGATTGCCGACCCGGTGGAGGTCGGCGTGTGCGTGAGCCACATCCAGGAGAAGCTGGGGCTCGCGCAGTCGACGGTCTCGGCGTACATGGCGTCGCTGCAGCGTGCCGGGCTGGTCCGGGCCACGCGCGTCGGCAAGTGGACGCACTACAAGCGCGACGAAGCCCGGATCGCCGAGTTCGTCGCGATGCTCGGCCACTCCCTCTGA
- a CDS encoding TIGR03620 family F420-dependent LLM class oxidoreductase: MGTIEDMRLGRYGIWTFDFEDQPAALIRDSVQELEELGWPAIWIPESDGREALTHAGFLLSATERLAVVNGIAQIWSRGPQWTRGAALLLADAYADRHLLGLGFGAGKPGAKPLRAMNDYLDALDTVTNGNPRPRAPMRRLLAAYGPKMLELARDRSAGAHTYHVTPEHTAQAREILGDSPFLGVEQAVLFETDAAKAREVARAHLHLYLTSEYNVAKFRRLGYTEADIDGGRGSDRLVDDLVFWGDLETITAKLGGHLDAGADHVGVQVVGVEPGTSAMPHWRRLAEVLLAG, translated from the coding sequence ATGGGTACGATCGAGGACATGCGGCTCGGCCGCTACGGGATCTGGACGTTCGACTTCGAGGACCAGCCGGCCGCCCTGATCCGGGACTCCGTGCAGGAGCTGGAAGAGCTCGGCTGGCCGGCGATCTGGATCCCGGAGAGCGACGGGCGGGAAGCCCTGACGCACGCCGGGTTCCTGCTGTCGGCCACCGAACGCCTCGCCGTGGTCAACGGGATCGCGCAGATCTGGTCCCGTGGTCCGCAGTGGACCCGGGGTGCGGCCCTGCTGCTGGCGGACGCCTACGCGGACCGCCACCTGCTCGGCCTCGGCTTCGGCGCCGGGAAGCCCGGCGCGAAGCCGCTTCGGGCGATGAACGACTACCTCGACGCCCTGGACACCGTCACCAACGGCAACCCCCGGCCACGCGCACCGATGCGACGGCTGCTCGCGGCGTACGGCCCGAAGATGCTGGAGCTGGCCCGCGACCGATCGGCGGGCGCCCACACCTACCACGTGACCCCGGAACACACCGCCCAGGCGCGCGAGATCCTCGGTGACAGCCCGTTCCTCGGCGTCGAGCAGGCCGTGCTCTTCGAAACCGACGCGGCCAAGGCGCGGGAGGTCGCCCGCGCCCACCTGCACCTGTACCTGACCTCGGAGTACAACGTCGCGAAGTTCCGGCGGCTCGGCTACACGGAAGCGGACATCGACGGCGGCCGCGGCAGCGACCGTCTCGTCGACGACCTGGTGTTCTGGGGCGATCTCGAGACGATCACCGCGAAGCTGGGCGGACACCTCGACGCGGGCGCCGACCACGTGGGCGTCCAGGTCGTCGGGGTCGAGCCGGGCACCTCGGCCATGCCGCACTGGCGGCGACTGGCCGAGGTGCTGCTAGCCGGGTGA
- a CDS encoding DUF3626 domain-containing protein yields MAGRTARRWPEAVRHVADRVAGPPLPADLDVTIHFHPDRLVGERSLLRHWLTDGVYRSQFETGTSNGGLTARPGGDRWHWEHRMFGGVYDELPPSARPKYGSLNHRRRPAGGSVRFGSAHFRLKREVLGRTTFCYPDSFNEPTHFGTSTHMPLIPLVEADAPDELDDYIEAHVHGPLRLPDDVAALVLDPSFRGTDVEAAAAEFRFPICWHHGFRLPVAKLAEHADYRGADAVRAGEDIAQGGWLDARVIGDAVRAGRHDPQVLKRVWHCTARFGSPG; encoded by the coding sequence ATGGCGGGGAGAACCGCACGGCGGTGGCCGGAAGCCGTCAGGCATGTCGCGGACCGGGTCGCCGGGCCGCCGCTGCCGGCGGACCTGGACGTCACGATCCACTTCCACCCGGACCGGCTGGTGGGGGAGAGGTCGCTGCTGCGGCACTGGCTGACGGACGGTGTCTACCGCTCGCAGTTCGAGACGGGCACGAGCAACGGCGGCCTGACCGCGCGCCCCGGCGGGGATCGGTGGCACTGGGAACACCGGATGTTCGGCGGCGTCTACGACGAACTGCCACCGTCCGCCCGTCCGAAGTACGGCTCACTCAACCACCGCCGCCGCCCGGCCGGCGGCTCGGTGCGGTTCGGTTCGGCGCACTTCCGGCTCAAACGCGAAGTGCTGGGGCGGACGACGTTCTGCTATCCGGACAGCTTCAACGAGCCGACGCACTTCGGCACGAGCACGCACATGCCACTGATCCCCCTCGTCGAGGCGGACGCCCCCGACGAGCTCGACGACTACATCGAAGCCCACGTCCACGGCCCGCTGCGGCTGCCGGACGACGTCGCGGCCCTGGTGCTGGACCCGTCCTTCCGGGGCACCGACGTCGAAGCGGCCGCCGCGGAGTTCCGGTTCCCGATCTGCTGGCACCACGGGTTCCGGCTGCCGGTGGCCAAGCTCGCCGAGCACGCGGACTACCGCGGCGCGGACGCCGTGCGGGCCGGCGAAGACATCGCCCAGGGCGGGTGGCTGGATGCCCGCGTCATCGGCGACGCCGTCCGCGCCGGCCGGCACGACCCCCAGGTGCTCAAGCGCGTGTGGCACTGCACCGCGCGGTTCGGCTCACCCGGCTAG
- a CDS encoding DMT family transporter, protein MRSAEFGVTVRFALLALVWGASFLFIKVGLGGLSPGQVALARVALGALALAVVLAVRRRPLPRDPVLWGHLAAVSVLLCVVPFLLFSWAEQYISSGLASIFNATTPLVTMLLAAAALPEERFTPPRVLGLLLGFLGVLMIVGVWHGIDVSHQLTAQLACLGATTCYGACFVYLRRFVSPRGTDPVVVAFGQTASATVILGLLTPAIAATPVHLDLPVVASMIALGVFGTGLAYAWNTRIIAAWGAANASAVTYLTPVVGVLLGVLVLGEPVSWNQPAGALLVVLGILAAHGRLRPRRSSEPNSSVVRHADGAAA, encoded by the coding sequence ATGCGATCGGCGGAGTTCGGGGTCACGGTGCGGTTCGCGCTGCTGGCGCTGGTGTGGGGTGCGAGTTTCCTGTTCATCAAGGTCGGTCTCGGCGGGCTCTCCCCCGGTCAGGTCGCGCTCGCCCGCGTCGCGCTGGGCGCGCTGGCGCTGGCCGTGGTCCTGGCGGTGCGCCGGCGGCCGCTCCCCCGTGATCCCGTGCTGTGGGGTCACCTCGCGGCCGTGTCGGTGTTGTTGTGCGTGGTGCCGTTCCTGCTGTTCTCGTGGGCGGAGCAGTACATTTCGTCCGGTTTGGCCAGCATCTTCAACGCGACGACGCCGCTGGTCACGATGCTGCTGGCGGCCGCGGCGCTGCCGGAGGAGCGGTTCACGCCGCCGCGGGTGCTCGGCCTGCTGCTCGGGTTTCTCGGCGTGCTCATGATCGTCGGGGTGTGGCACGGCATCGACGTGTCCCACCAGCTGACGGCCCAGCTGGCCTGCCTCGGCGCGACGACGTGCTACGGCGCGTGTTTCGTGTACCTGCGCCGGTTCGTCTCACCACGGGGGACGGATCCGGTGGTCGTCGCGTTCGGGCAGACGGCGTCGGCGACGGTGATCCTCGGCCTGCTGACCCCCGCGATCGCGGCGACGCCGGTGCACCTCGACCTGCCGGTGGTGGCGAGCATGATCGCGCTCGGCGTCTTCGGCACGGGCCTGGCCTATGCCTGGAACACCCGCATCATCGCCGCCTGGGGTGCGGCCAACGCCTCGGCGGTGACGTACCTGACCCCGGTGGTCGGGGTCCTGCTCGGCGTGCTGGTGCTGGGGGAACCGGTGAGCTGGAACCAGCCGGCCGGCGCACTGCTCGTGGTGCTGGGGATCCTCGCCGCCCACGGGAGGTTGCGCCCGCGCCGAAGCAGCGAGCCGAACTCGTCCGTCGTTAGACACGCCGATGGGGCGGCTGCCTAA
- the arc gene encoding proteasome ATPase: MHHDLPGGRREEADPSATSGAGTTADEQARQIRFLEEEVALLRRKLTDSPRQNRVLEQRLAEASERVSQLTERNTKLVETLREARGQLLALREEVDRLAQPPSGYGVFVEAYEDNTVDVFTAGRKMRVSVSPAVELSSLRRGQALRLNEALTVVEAGGFERVGEVCALREVLAADVEGGSLRALVVGHADEERVVLLSDLLAEQPLKPGDSLLVDSKAGYAYERVPKAEVEDLVLEEVPDVRYEDIGGLTRQIEQIRDAVELPFLHADLYQEYQLRPPKGVLLYGPPGCGKTLIAKAVANSLAKKVAAARGDNEDGKSYFLNIKGPELLNKFVGETERHIRLIFQRAREKASEGTPVIVFFDEMDSIFRTRGSGVSSDVETTIVPQLLSEIDGVEGLENVIVIGASNREDMIDPAILRPGRLDVKIKIERPDAEGAKDIFSKYLAEGLPIHADDLAEFGGDAKATFDAMIQHTVERMYEESDENRFLEVTYANGDKEVLYFRDFNSGAMIQNIVDRAKKSAIKSVLETQQPGLRVQHLLDAIVDEFAENEDLPNTTNPDDWARISGKKGERIVYIRTLVTGKNQDSGRAIDTATNTGQYL; the protein is encoded by the coding sequence ATGCATCATGACCTTCCCGGAGGTCGGCGCGAGGAGGCCGACCCTTCAGCAACATCCGGAGCTGGGACGACGGCGGACGAGCAAGCTCGGCAGATCCGTTTTCTCGAGGAGGAAGTGGCGCTGCTGCGCCGCAAACTGACCGACTCGCCAAGGCAGAACCGAGTTCTCGAACAGCGACTCGCCGAGGCCTCGGAAAGGGTGAGCCAGCTCACCGAGCGCAACACCAAACTGGTCGAAACCCTGCGCGAAGCGCGAGGACAGCTCCTCGCACTCCGCGAGGAGGTCGACAGGCTGGCCCAGCCACCGTCCGGGTACGGCGTCTTCGTCGAGGCGTACGAGGACAACACGGTGGACGTCTTCACGGCCGGCCGGAAGATGCGGGTGTCGGTTTCACCCGCGGTCGAGCTCTCGTCGTTGCGCCGTGGTCAGGCGCTGCGGCTCAACGAGGCGCTCACGGTGGTCGAGGCCGGCGGCTTCGAACGCGTCGGTGAGGTGTGCGCGTTGCGTGAGGTGCTCGCCGCCGACGTCGAGGGCGGCAGCCTTCGCGCACTGGTGGTCGGGCACGCGGACGAAGAGCGGGTGGTCCTGCTCTCCGATCTGCTGGCGGAGCAGCCGCTCAAGCCGGGCGACTCGCTGCTGGTCGACTCCAAGGCCGGCTACGCGTACGAGCGCGTGCCGAAGGCGGAGGTCGAGGACCTGGTGCTGGAGGAGGTGCCCGACGTCCGCTACGAGGACATCGGTGGCCTCACCCGGCAGATCGAGCAGATCAGGGACGCGGTCGAGCTGCCGTTCCTGCATGCCGACCTGTACCAGGAGTACCAGCTGCGGCCGCCCAAGGGCGTCCTGCTCTACGGCCCGCCGGGCTGCGGCAAGACGCTCATCGCCAAGGCGGTGGCGAACTCGCTGGCCAAGAAGGTGGCCGCGGCACGGGGCGACAACGAGGACGGGAAGTCCTACTTCCTGAACATCAAGGGTCCCGAGCTGCTCAACAAGTTCGTCGGGGAGACCGAGCGGCACATCCGCCTGATCTTCCAGCGGGCGCGGGAGAAGGCCTCCGAGGGTACCCCGGTGATCGTGTTCTTCGACGAGATGGACTCGATCTTCCGGACCCGTGGGTCGGGCGTGTCGTCCGACGTGGAGACCACGATCGTGCCGCAGCTGCTGTCGGAAATCGACGGTGTCGAAGGCCTGGAGAACGTCATCGTCATCGGCGCCTCCAACCGCGAAGACATGATCGACCCGGCGATCCTGCGGCCGGGCCGGCTCGACGTCAAGATCAAGATCGAGCGTCCGGACGCCGAAGGCGCGAAGGACATCTTCTCCAAGTACCTGGCCGAAGGCCTGCCGATCCACGCCGACGACCTCGCCGAGTTCGGCGGCGACGCCAAGGCGACGTTCGACGCGATGATCCAGCACACCGTCGAGCGCATGTACGAGGAGAGCGACGAGAACCGGTTCCTCGAGGTGACCTACGCCAACGGGGACAAGGAAGTCCTGTACTTCCGTGACTTCAACTCGGGCGCGATGATCCAGAACATCGTGGACCGGGCGAAGAAGTCGGCGATCAAGTCGGTGCTGGAGACCCAGCAGCCGGGTCTCCGCGTGCAGCACCTGCTGGACGCGATCGTCGACGAGTTCGCGGAGAACGAGGACCTGCCCAACACCACCAACCCGGACGACTGGGCCCGGATCTCCGGCAAGAAGGGCGAGCGGATCGTCTACATCCGCACGCTCGTCACCGGCAAGAACCAGGACTCGGGGCGGGCGATCGACACCGCCACGAACACCGGTCAGTACCTGTAG
- a CDS encoding pentapeptide repeat-containing protein has protein sequence MSPRRKAGFTVAAAVVTGLAVLCVVFVPSWLVGTASGLGPVDRLKAVNDVRATLLQALGGLLALAGVGLGALLTSRQLQLNRDSRSIDLFTKAIDQLGAEQVPTRQGAVYALEQLADLDPRYRGHVHALLTSFICFRAPWQPGTARREGGLADDVAAAVAALGRGGMIEPGAGSELERVDLRGADLTGFAIPRVCFVGANLEGAVLRNANLAGATLTGTLLRDADLRGADLTGADLTDADLTGARTDGTTRLPEGFTPPA, from the coding sequence GTGTCTCCGCGCCGGAAGGCCGGGTTCACGGTGGCGGCGGCCGTCGTGACCGGCCTCGCGGTGCTTTGCGTGGTCTTCGTGCCGTCCTGGCTCGTCGGGACCGCGTCGGGACTGGGACCGGTAGACCGGCTGAAGGCCGTCAACGACGTCCGCGCCACGCTGTTGCAGGCGCTCGGCGGCCTCTTGGCCCTGGCGGGCGTCGGGCTGGGTGCGCTCCTGACGTCCCGGCAGCTGCAGCTGAACCGGGACAGCCGGTCGATCGACCTGTTCACGAAGGCGATCGACCAGCTCGGCGCGGAGCAGGTGCCGACCCGGCAGGGCGCCGTCTACGCGCTGGAGCAGCTGGCCGACCTCGATCCCCGCTATCGCGGGCACGTCCACGCGCTGCTCACGTCCTTCATCTGCTTCCGGGCGCCCTGGCAGCCCGGAACGGCCCGCCGCGAAGGCGGTCTGGCCGACGACGTCGCGGCCGCGGTCGCGGCACTGGGCCGTGGCGGGATGATCGAACCGGGCGCGGGGTCCGAGCTGGAGCGAGTCGACCTCCGGGGCGCCGACCTGACCGGCTTCGCGATTCCGCGGGTCTGTTTCGTGGGAGCGAACCTCGAGGGCGCGGTGCTGCGGAACGCGAACCTCGCCGGCGCGACCCTGACCGGCACGCTCCTGCGGGACGCGGATCTGCGCGGCGCCGACCTCACCGGCGCCGACCTGACGGACGCGGACCTGACCGGGGCCCGCACCGACGGCACCACCCGCCTGCCGGAGGGCTTCACACCGCCCGCTTAG
- a CDS encoding tRNA (adenine-N1)-methyltransferase — translation MSVSGPFRAGDRVQLTDSKGRHYTLTLADGGEYHTHRGGLAHDDLIGRPEGSVVTSAGGSTYLALRPLLPDYVLSMPRGAQVIYPKDAAQIVMWGDIFPGARVLEAGAGSGALTCSLLRAVGPAGQVHSYEIRDDHAEHAERNVVKFFGEKPANWSLTVADLASHEGEVDRVVLDMLAPWEQLPNVAAHLVPGGVLTVYVATVTQLSRVTESLREQQCWTEPESWETLMRPWHVVGLAVRPDHRMVAHTAFLLTARRLADGTVSPRVSRRPSKGKG, via the coding sequence TTGTCGGTCAGCGGACCGTTTCGCGCGGGTGATCGGGTGCAGTTGACCGACTCGAAGGGGCGGCACTACACCCTGACGCTGGCCGACGGCGGTGAGTACCACACCCACCGCGGCGGCTTGGCCCACGACGACCTGATCGGCCGTCCCGAAGGGTCGGTCGTCACCTCCGCGGGCGGGTCGACCTACCTGGCGCTGCGCCCGCTGCTGCCGGACTACGTGCTCTCGATGCCCCGCGGCGCGCAGGTGATCTACCCGAAGGACGCCGCGCAGATCGTGATGTGGGGCGACATCTTCCCGGGCGCCCGCGTGCTCGAAGCCGGGGCCGGCTCCGGCGCGCTGACGTGTTCGCTGCTGCGCGCGGTCGGCCCGGCCGGGCAGGTGCACTCCTACGAGATCCGCGACGACCACGCCGAGCACGCCGAGCGGAACGTCGTGAAGTTCTTCGGCGAGAAACCGGCCAACTGGTCGCTGACGGTCGCCGACCTGGCCTCGCACGAGGGCGAGGTCGACCGGGTCGTGCTGGACATGCTGGCCCCGTGGGAGCAGCTGCCGAACGTGGCCGCCCACCTCGTGCCGGGCGGCGTGCTGACGGTGTACGTCGCGACAGTGACGCAGCTCTCGCGCGTCACCGAGTCGCTGCGCGAACAGCAGTGCTGGACCGAGCCGGAGTCGTGGGAGACGCTGATGCGCCCGTGGCACGTGGTGGGCCTGGCGGTCCGCCCGGACCACCGGATGGTCGCGCACACGGCGTTCCTGCTCACCGCGCGCCGGTTGGCGGACGGCACCGTGTCCCCGCGGGTGTCCCGCCGGCCGAGCAAGGGCAAGGGCTAG